One genomic window of Lytechinus variegatus isolate NC3 chromosome 1, Lvar_3.0, whole genome shotgun sequence includes the following:
- the LOC121414154 gene encoding lengsin-like, whose product MDVDKIQAIIKKNGISTIRYEMPDVYGISHCRLFPAASFQRRTTEGVKFSISTLMSSDPQGNLASGTGYGEEIGFGNCLAFPDLETFQVVPWAKSSARVLMNPTIDGQPVVGYPRYVARRQIARLNAVGYTLLSTNKYEFCVENAVERKPIFSGRNFGATVRLPKVEGILEPLCDYLPQVGYDILNMDTGYGPGQIGMSYRPAFGLKAADTAYTFRTSIKEIALRNSHIASFMTKPYSDGNGSSGHFIHSLWDTKRKHPMLFDKDHPTGLSKNGRHWVAGILSHVPGLAVLMCPTINCMKRFVPNEQSPVNASWGYDNRSTAVRVRVMGDRGTFIENRLPGSGCNPYIVMAATIAAGIDGIANKLPLPPPVKGDVMDEKSLPPLTASIPNNIHDALSALVADTVLCDALGDEFINCFLSLKQQEDQLMTTAMATGNKNWEYDYYFEYM is encoded by the coding sequence ATGGATGTGGACAAAATTCAAGCCATCATCAAGAAGAATGGTATCTCAACCATTCGCTATGAGATGCCCGATGTATATGGTATATCTCACTGCCGTCTATTCCCGGCTGCATCCTTTCAAAGAAGGACCACTGAAGGTGTCAAGTTCAGCATCAGCACCCTGATGTCCTCGGATCCTCAAGGTAACCTGGCGTCTGGCACCGGGTACGGAGAAGAGATTGGCTTCGGAAACTGTCTGGCGTTTCCAGACTTGGAGACCTTTCAAGTCGTGCCCTGGGCAAAGTCCTCTGCTCGGGTGCTGATGAATCCTACGATTGATGGCCAGCCTGTTGTAGGTTACCCGAGGTATGTGGCACGTCGTCAGATTGCAAGACTCAATGCAGTCGGTTACACGCTTCTTTCTACGAACAAATACGAGTTTTGTGTGGAGAATGCAGTGGAGAGAAAACCAATCTTTTCAGGGAGGAACTTCGGAGCAACGGTTCGGCTTCCGAAGGTGGAAGGCATCTTGGAGCCACTCTGCGATTACCTTCCGCAAGTTGGGTATGATATATTGAACATGGATACAGGATATGGACCTGGACAAATCGGGATGTCCTACAGACCAGCGTTTGGGCTGAAAGCAGCGGATACCGCATACACTTTCCGAACGTCAATTAAAGAAATCGCCCTGAGGAATTCTCATATTGCCAGTTTCATGACAAAACCATACAGCGATGGCAACGGATCGTCAGGGCACTTCATCCATTCTCTCTGGGATACGAAACGCAAGCATCCTATGCTGTTTGACAAGGATCATCCTACAGGGTTATCGAAGAATGGTCGTCACTGGGTGGCGGGGATTCTATCACATGTTCCGGGTTTAGCTGTCCTGATGTGTCCGACCATCAACTGCATGAAACGCTTCGTTCCAAATGAACAATCTCCCGTCAACGCATCATGGGGTTACGATAACCGCAGTACGGCCGTGCGGGTTCGGGTCATGGGAGATCGTGGAACATTCATTGAAAACCGCCTTCCAGGAAGTGGCTGCAACCCTTACATTGTCATGGCAGCGACAATTGCAGCGGGCATTGATGGCATCGCCAACAAACTTCCTTTGCCGCCTCCTGTGAAAGGCGACGTGATGGACGAGAAGTCCCTACCTCCTCTCACAGCTAGTATTCCAAACAACATACATGACGCTCTGAGCGCTCTGGTAGCCGATACTGTCCTTTGTGATGCCTTAGGAGATGAGTTCATTAACTGCTTCCTATCGCTGAAGCAGCAGGAGGATCAACTGATGACTACAGCAATGGCAACAGGAAACAAGAACTGGGAATATGATTACTATTTTGAATATATGTGA